A window of Deltaproteobacteria bacterium genomic DNA:
CAGATCCAGGACAACTTACAGCACGAGATGAACAAGATGGGGTTCGTGGTCGACAAGGTGAACCTCGGCGCGAGCCACCTGCCGGACGCGATCGAGCAGCAAATGCAGCAGAAGATGGCGGCCCAGCAGCAGGCCCAGCAGGCGGAGTACGAGCTGCAGCGCCAGCAGACTCTTGCGAAGGCGAAGGTCGCCGAGGCCGAGGGCGACGCGCAGGCGACGCTCGTGAAGGCCAAGGCGCAGGCCGAGGCCAACAAGCTCCTGCAGGAGGCGCTCACGCCCCTGCTCATCCAGAACAAGGCGATCGAGCGTTGGAACGGCACGCTGCCGCAGTTCACTGGCGGCGGGGCGGTCCCGTTTCTCAACCTGAAGGACCTGGGCGGCGTGAGTGGCGAAGGGCACTCTACAGTCCCCGGGCACTGAGGCACGGTCGGACGGAGAGAACCTCGAGCCGCCCGCCACTCGGGCGCCGGGGCGGGACCGCGGGTCGTTCAGCACGAGCAGCTCCCCCAGCTTGAGGCACCCCCGGAAGGTCGCTCACCCGGAGGTGGCGGTAGCCTCCGGTGCCCCGGTCGAGGACGACGGGTCGCGCCGCGCTGCGTTCGGGCGCTGGTTCCTGCGCGATCAACTCGGGCGGCAGCGGGTCGTCGAGATCGACCAGTCGCACCGCGCTACGTCGTACGGTCGCCCGCCCCGCGGAGCAGCGGCTTCAGAATGTCGATCGGCACCGGGAAGATGGTCGTCGAGTTGTTCTCCGAAGCGATCTCCACGAGGGTCTGCAGGAAGCGGAGCTGGAGGGCGATCGGCTCCTTCGCCATGATCGCGGCGGCATCGGCGAGCCGCTGCGCTGCCTGGTACTCGCCCTCGGCGGCGATGACCTTGGCGCGCCGCTCGCGCTCGGCCTCGGCCTGGTGGGCCATCACCCGTCGCATCTCCTCGGGCAGATCGATGCACTTGATCGCCACCTGCACTACCTTGATGCCCCACGGCTCGGTGTGCTGGTCGATGATCGACTGCAGGTGCGCGTTGATCTTCTCGCGCTCGGCGAGGAGCTGGTCGAGCTCCGCCTCGCCGCACACGCTGCGCAGCGTGGTCTGCGCATTCTGGGACGTGGCGAAGAGGTAGTTCTGCACCGCGACTACGGCCCGGTTG
This region includes:
- a CDS encoding slipin family protein codes for the protein MLGAWAAMAILAAFVLSGLKVLREYQRAVVFRLGRVVGARGPGIIYVIPGIEKAIRIDLRTITMNIPSQDVITKDNVSLKVSAVLYFRVVDPNRAVVAVQNYLFATSQNAQTTLRSVCGEAELDQLLAEREKINAHLQSIIDQHTEPWGIKVVQVAIKCIDLPEEMRRVMAHQAEAERERRAKVIAAEGEYQAAQRLADAAAIMAKEPIALQLRFLQTLVEIASENNSTTIFPVPIDILKPLLRGAGDRTT